One window of Diabrotica undecimpunctata isolate CICGRU chromosome 8, icDiaUnde3, whole genome shotgun sequence genomic DNA carries:
- the LOC140447189 gene encoding uncharacterized protein: MPRPTEIIQAEESTAPRSPLRRSCRIIAVSSPMPSEGNTLKESTEDKEVEQTGPANRGKTGSSVTKENGEASVEPSKTRSRRSSTSSENSVKTENVEAVKPIRGRRSSATREEETKKPVRGRRSSVQTEIEEEVTKPIRSRRSSVQNEKEEEEEPVKRIRGRRSSAQDDVNEEQVPARITRSRRSMSRDLVEESKEAVEPEPKRTTRSRRSSVEAEEDKVPKPVKTPMKPKRRLSVAETAAALEPIDEKEEAQSTAKRKDESVPGSSEIKMEDKTKELYVICETSFVDEGGRKSLTPKASPRLRNDETPTKGKLGKSELKNSPTVQESKGGRLTPDNITLRKSPRIQEKLEKCKSGEHTSHKKCTCCDAELTNSPSHRKIDFTTQEKNNLTCKDNLEDIYFSTKVIHNDKSIQIQMKQDHGDDDVFTSETVVVQKTETKSLISDGSDGSFQFNMSKSKYETTESEGDLNDSKASDSSDKENAHLNLEKNSKLPITAEQNVLEKLTACVKLERLQNVSTHRVSNVFRPKNVDYSFVEAMDIDTTLNLDVSKMEKSSIMPNENSKAVDKSIDDTFSLNLSDTYIENSEDKTMSKGSKTIEIDLEDETSEKDLENTLNISEENAKEVGEEKEILSLDKDKPSKEINKENGIDLKTVSPLNKAESKNAENREKITENEVNKEESQIASKEYELLTEDLTISNIEDRCTADKAATEEIEEEDDRFSETDELDRSLKSKDSRSIELKEEEEEDDRFSETKDMSEDYEFDVPSDTEGASVVIPAQSPSLRDETVKEEILNVSQDEKQSSEKIERDDEQEIDVVTLEEDKELYNEIKNGESVKDGTSDGVQVEEPTKDNHEKLTESPQISINSEDPVKESITSSVDDQLECLQKSKDSVAVEGDDCKEENNKITEDNDKYDDMKNTFQDIVQDDKDEELSTTATNTKKILSSQDLSNNQDKTEEIESNTIDNQEIETISSKSNSSSSLHELEIEETIELPEKRRTSERLKSIKTQVESIENPNKVEFKSNNTHLSNTSVTPSPKKEKKRNSEIVTIDPEKISNNREETPENNLENIKTNKENIETDQSSEISVAVSPKKGKKRNSEIITIDPAKISEEKTNNQEETPENNLENIETHKLSEISADVSPKKGKSEIVPADKVKISEEKTKNQENTLKNNLEGRETDQSSEISPALSPKKRKKRKSEIVTIDPVKTSEDSTNNQEHAPENNFENTETDQSSDILAAVTPKKGKKRKSGIVTIDPAKISEEKINNQEHTPKNNLENEKTDKSFEISVAVSPKKGKKRKSEIVTIEPVKISEGATNNQEQASENNFENIEIDKSSKILAAISPKKGKKKKSGIIAVETTEVKEKISSSPAFISKKNKENNVKTNKRFSLDDWVESTTVDDLSQSEDIETKPKDLKNKKKQRLINLDESPIDKKRDKEPVKAAKKNESGKKLNSSQFLEQYEDPRLDAELEKFLQAEDSDPSDKDSDPSDEDSDPSDVDFGISFIDDMAEEGEEDTPSEDSNAIIDEGEPINTDSERSEDEDYDDDSSFICDEGNMELLPGDEYDLANEENKKQSRIINVDDRDEDIIKIKRKIKPEAKKRKSRIIKVEDSSESEEVVDLISDQEGSVNPNSEESDQASPKTETTQGTGKPKTSIRIIENIDVKEIKDTSLSERINQLVGSFCTTIPQTGDISMNLSLEYASKASPDGKKRRSKKRKSKDFQRRSISEEETVSTKTPKLDEEVFLSESVKNVPTKPRLSVSMTEDAPSMSEKSLKRRLSKSMDDIEKEVKKHKKKKSKKSRQKAESHKKSSLNSGRDIDLDGLSFGLLQQLLTDVKNRPRRMIKPSTSRRDNLDNAWIVELGVDAKPSTSEVSKKETDEFKKQKIHPKDFRNQMLYNSSRVKRIETKQLLKKRVYF, encoded by the exons ATGCCACGCCCCactgaaataatacaagcagaaGAATCAACAGCTCCGCGGTCCCCATTAAGAAGATCTTGTCGTATAATTGCGGTATCTTCTCCGATGCCGTCTGAAGGAAACACTCTTAAAGAAAGTACTGAAGATAAAGAAGTCGAACAAACTGGTCCAGCCAATAGAGGAAAAACAG GATCTTCAGTAACCAAAGAAAATGGAGAAGCAAGCGTTGAGCCATCAAAAACGAGGTCTCGAAGATCGTCTACTTCCAGTGAAAATTCTGTCAAGACTGAAAATGTAGAAGCAgtgaaacctattagaggccgtAGAAGCTCAGCGACCCGTGAGGAAGAAACCAAAAAACCTGTAAGAGGAAGAAGGAGTTCTGTACAAACTGAGATTGAGGAAGAAGTTACGAAGCCTATCAGAAGTAGACGAAGCTCAGTGCAAAacgaaaaagaagaggaagaggaACCTGTAAAAAGAATTAGGGGAAGAAGAAGTTCAGCTCAAGATGATGTGAATGAAGAACAAGTGCCTGCAAGAATTACTCGTAGTAGGAGATCTATGTCTAGAGATTTAGTAGAAGAAAGTAAAGAAGCTGTTGAACCAGAACCAAAGAGAACTACTAGAAGTCGTCGATCGTCAGTGGAAGCTGAAGAAGACAAAGTGCCTAAACCAGTAAAAACTCCAATGAAACCTAAAAGAAGGCTTTCAGTGGCTGAGACGGCTGCTGCTTTAGAACCTATAGATGAAAAAGAAGAAGCACAAAGCACTGCAAAACGCAAAGATGAAAGTGTCCCAGGAAGTAGTGAGATAAAAATGGAAGACAAAACTAAAGAGCTTTATGTTATATGTGAAACCAGTTTTGTTGATGAAGGTGGACGAAAAAGTTTAACACCAAAAGCTTCACCGAGACTCAGAAATGACGAAACACCAACTAAGGGAAAATTGGGGAAAAGTGAACTTAAAAATAGCCCTACAGTACAAGAATCTAAGGGAGGACGTCTAACACCAGACAATATAACACTTAGAAAATCACCTAGAATTCAAGAAAAACTAGAAAAGTGCAAATCTGGGGAGCATACCTCACATAAAAAGTGTACCTGTTGTGATGCAGAACTGACAAACTCTCCTTCTCACAGAAAAATAGATTTTACAACGCAAGAAAAAAACAATCTAACATGCAAGGATAATTTAGAAGACATATATTTTTCAACTAAAGTTATACATAATGATAAATCAATACAAATCCAGATGAAACAAGATCATGGCGATGATGATGTGTTCACATCAGAAACAGTAGTTGTTCAAAAAACCGAAACGAAGTCTCTTATTAGCGATGGTTCAGACGGATCGTTTCAATTTAATATGTCCAAAAGCAAATACGAAACTACAGAGAGTGAAGGTGACCTAAACGACTCTAAGGCAAGTGACAGTAGCGACAAAGAAAACGCTCATCTAAATCTAGAAAAAAATTCAAAACTGCCAATCACTGCTGAGCAGAATGTATTGGAGAAATTAACTGCATGTGTCAAACTAGAACGACTTCAAAACGTATCTACACACCGTGTTTCAAATGTCTTCAGACCTAAAAACGTTGATTATAGTTTTGTTGAAGCAATGGACATTGATACTACCCTAAATCTAGATGTTTCTAAAATGGAAAAGAGCAGCATCATGCCAAATGAAAATTCTAAAGCTGTTGATAAAAGTATTGACGATACTTTTTCGTTAAATCTGTCTGATACTTATATCGAAAATTCTGAAGACAAAACAATGTCGAAAGGTTCTAAAACGATCGAAATCGATTTAGAGGATGAAACGAGCGAGAAAGACTTagaaaatacattaaatataaGTGAAGAAAATGCAAAAGAAGtaggagaagaaaaagaaatattgtCCTTAGACAAAGACAAGCCATCGaaagaaattaacaaagaaaatggTATTGATTTGAAAACGGTTTCTCCCCTAAATAAAGCCGAATCTAAGAATGCAGAAAATAGAGAAAAAATAACCGAGAACGAAGTTAATAAAGAAGAATCACAAATTGCGTCAAAAGAATATGAACTTCTCACAGAGGATTTAACCATCTCAAATATTGAAGATCGTTGTACGGCTGATAAAGCTGCTacagaagaaatagaagaagaagacgacAGATTTAGCGAAACCGATGAACTAGATCGATCTCTCAAGAGCAAAGATTCTCGGTCTATTGAGTTGAAAGAGGAAGAAGAGGAAGATGATCGATTTAGTGAGACCAAGGATATGTCCGAAGATTATGAATTTGATGTGCCTTCAGATACAGAAGGAGCATCAGTCGTTATTCCTGCACAATCTCCATCTCTTAGAGATGAGACTGTTAAAGAAGAGATTCTAAATGTTAGTCAGGATGAGAAACAAAGTTCTGAGAAAATTGAACGTGATGATGAACAAGAAATTGACGTTGTAACATTAGAAGAGGATAAAGAGttatacaatgaaattaaaaatggCGAATCTGTAAAAGACGGTACAAGTGATGGTGTTCAGGTGGAAGAGCCAACCAAAGACAATCACGAAAAACTAACAGAAAGTCCCCAAATTTCAATCAACTCTGAAGACCCAGTAAAGGAATCAATAACTTCTTCGGTTGATGATCAATTAGAATGCTTACAAAAATCCAAAGATTCAGTTGCAGTAGAAGGTGATGActgtaaagaagaaaataataaaataactgaaGATAATGATAAATATGATGACATGAAAAATACATTTCAAGATATAGTTCAAGACGATAAGGATGAGGAATTATCTACAACAGCCacaaataccaaaaaaatattaagtaGCCAAGATTTAAGTAATAATCAAGATAAAACTGAAGAAATTGAATCCAATACCATAGACAATCAGGAAATAGAAACTATAAGCTCTAAAAGTAACTCGAGTAGCAGTTTACATGAATTAGAAATCGAAGAGACAATTGAACTACCGGAAAAAAGGAGAACGTCAGAACGTTTAAAATCAATCAAAACTCAAGTAGAATCTATTGAAAATCCTAATAAAGTAGAATTTAAATCAAACAATACTCATTTATCTAATACATCAGTAACCCCAAGTCCTAAAAAGGAAAAAAAGAGAAATTCAGAAATTGTTACTATAGATCCAGAGAAAATTTCAAATAATCGAGAAGAGACACCAGAAAATAATcttgaaaatataaaaaccaataaagaaaatatagaaactGATCAATCATCTGAAATTTCAGTAGCCGTAAGTCCTAAAAAGGGAAAAAAAagaaattcagaaattattactATAGATCCAGCAAAAATTTCCGAAGAGAAAACAAATAATCAAGAAGAGACACCAGAAAACAATCTTGAAAACATAGAAACCCATAAATTATCAGAAATTTCAGCAGACGTAAGTCCCAAAAAGGGAAAATCTGAAATTGTTCCTgcagacaaagtaaaaatttCCGAAGAGAAAACAAAGAATCAAGAGAATACACTTAAAAATAATCTTGAAGGTAGAGAAACCGATCAATCATCCGAAATTTCACCAGCCTTAAgtcctaaaaaaagaaaaaagagaaagtcAGAAATTGTTACTATAGACCCAGTAAAAACGTCTGAGGATTCAACAAATAATCAAGAACATGCACCcgaaaacaattttgaaaatacagAAACCGATCAATCATCCGACATATTAGCAGCCGTAACTCCTAAAAAGGGAaaaaagagaaaatcaggaaTTGTTACTATAGACCCAGCAAAAATTtccgaagaaaaaataaataatcaagAGCATACACCCAAAAACAATCTTGAAAATGAAAAAACGGATAAATCGTTCGAAATTTCAGTAGCCGTAAGTcctaaaaaaggaaaaaagagaaAATCGGAAATTGTTACTATAGAACCAGTCAAAATTTCTGAAGGGGCAACAAATAATCAAGAACAAGCATCcgaaaacaattttgaaaatatagaAATTGATAAATCATCCAAAATATTAGCAGCAATAAGTcctaaaaaaggaaaaaagaagaaatcCGGTATTATTGCTGTGGAAACAACAGAAGTGAAAGAGAAAATTAGCTCAAGTCCAGCATtcatatctaaaaaaaataaggaaaacaaTGTTAAAACTAATAAGCGCTTTTCACTTGACGATTGGGTCGAGTCAACAACTGTGGACGACTTGTCTCAATCAGAAGATATAGAAACAAAGCCTAAagacttaaaaaacaaaaagaagcagcGCCTTATCAATTTAGATGAATCTCCAATAGATAAGAAACGAGATAAAGAACCTGTTAAAGCTGCAAAAAAGAACGAATCAGGAAAGAAACTAAATTCCTCGCAATTTTTAGAACAGTATGAAGATCCTAGATTGGACGCTGAACTGGAAAAATTTCTTCAAGCTGAAGATTCCGACCCTTCTGATAAAGATTCCGACCCTTCTGATGAAGATTCCGACCCTTCTGATGTAGATTTCGGCATTAGTTTTATTGATGATATGGCTGAAGAAGGAGAAGAGGACACTCCTTCAGAAGATAGTAATGCTATTATAG ATGAAGGAGAACCGATCAATACTGATTCCGAAAGATCAGAAGATGAGGACTATGATGATGACTCTTCTTTTATTTGCGATGAAGGTAATATGGAATTACTACCTGGTGATGAATATGATTTGGCTAACGAAGAGAACAAGAAACAGTCACGAATTATAAACGTAGATGACAGGGATGAAgacattataaaaattaaaaggaaaatcaaacctgAGGCGAAAAAGAGAAAATCCAGAATTATTAAAGTGGAAGATTCATCAGAGAGTGAAGAAGTTGTTGATTTAATATCTGATCAGGAAGGATCTGTTAATCCAAATAGTGAAGAGTCAGATCAAGCATCGCCGAAGACAGAAACCACTCAAGGAACAGGTAAACCGAAAACTTCTATCCGAATAATAGAAAATATAGATGTCAAAGAAATCAAGGACACATCATTAAGCGAACGAATTAACCAACTTGTAGGCTCGTTCTGTACAACAATTCCTCAAACAGGTGATATATCTATGAACCTTTCACTAGAATATGCAAGTAAAGCCTCTCCAGACGGAAAGAAGAGGAGGTCAAAGAAAAGAAAGTCAAAAGATTTTCAAAGAAGGAGTATTTCTGAAGAGGAAACTGTATCTACAAAGACACCAAAATTGGATGAAGAAGTTTTTCTTTCAGAATCAGTTAAAAATGTGCCAACAAAGCCAAGACTTAGTGTTAGTATGACTGAAGATGCTCCTTCAATGTCAGAAAAATCACTTAAAAGGCGTTTAAGTAAAAGCATGGATGATATTGAGAAAGAGGTTAagaaacacaaaaagaagaaatctAAAAAGTCAAGACAAAAAGCAGAATCGCATAAAAAATCATCACTGAATTCTGGTAGAGATATAGACCTAGATGGATTATCGTTTGGATTACTGCAACAACTTCTCACAGATGTTAAGAACAGACCTAGGAGGATGATAAAACCGTCTACTTCAAGAAGAGATAATTTAGATAATGCTTGGATCGTAGAGCTCGGTGTTGATGCAAAACCATCGACAAGCGAGGTATCCAAGAAAGAAACAGACGAATTCAAGAAACAAAAAATTCATCCAAAAGATTTTAGAAATCAAATGTTATATAATTCTTCAAGGGTTAAACGAATAGAAACTAAACAGTTATTGAAGAAAAGGGTATATTTTTAG